From a region of the uncultured Desulfobacter sp. genome:
- a CDS encoding YrbL family protein — protein MINIQPADLIGTGVHRKCYIHPENADQCIKIVYRGGQAETIREQKYYRYLSQKGISWEMLAQFHGNIETNFGTGAVFDLVRDYDGSISKTLDTYFNLTDETTGRCVIIDNIGNSDFIPICTYNKFLGNKKILRKWKRFEKALSKEYLNNADLKHILLQLRQA, from the coding sequence GTGATAAACATCCAGCCAGCTGATTTAATTGGAACAGGCGTACATCGAAAGTGCTATATTCATCCGGAAAACGCTGATCAGTGTATCAAAATTGTTTACAGAGGTGGACAGGCCGAAACCATTCGGGAACAAAAATATTATCGATATCTATCCCAAAAAGGCATTTCCTGGGAAATGTTGGCTCAATTTCATGGTAACATTGAAACAAATTTTGGAACAGGTGCTGTTTTTGATCTCGTAAGAGATTATGACGGCAGTATTTCTAAAACACTCGATACATATTTTAACCTAACCGATGAGACAACCGGCAGATGTGTGATCATCGATAATATCGGCAACTCGGATTTCATACCCATTTGTACGTACAATAAATTTCTCGGGAATAAAAAAATTCTTAGGAAATGGAAGCGGTTTGAAAAGGCTTTATCTAAAGAGTACCTCAACAATGCAGATCTAAAACATATCCTTTTGCAGCTGCGACAAGCTTAA
- the prfA gene encoding peptide chain release factor 1 — protein sequence MIEKLKGIEERFIKIEHLLSDPAVMADQKKYQEYLKEHGELNKIVPVFREYEGAGEELKEAKELLKDSDADIRAMAKEEIPVLESKLAQLQEQLNVLLMPKDPRDEKNVILEIRAGTGGEEAGIFTGDLFRMYTRYVESKRWQIEIIEKNDSAAGGFKEVVSMVKGKGAYSQFKYESGIHRVQRVPETETQGRVHTSAVTVAVLPEAKDVDIDINPADLKIDVFRSSGPGGQSVNTTDSAVRITHVPTGVVATCQDEKSQHKNKAKALNVLKSRLLDAKIQEEDAKRAADRKGQVGTGDRSGRIRTYNFPQGRMTDHRIGLTLYRLDSIMEGDIQEIIDSLRAHNQALALKQN from the coding sequence ATGATTGAAAAATTAAAAGGCATTGAAGAGCGATTCATAAAAATTGAGCACTTGCTCAGTGATCCCGCTGTCATGGCGGATCAGAAAAAGTACCAGGAATATCTCAAGGAACACGGTGAGTTGAACAAAATTGTGCCGGTGTTCCGGGAATATGAGGGTGCGGGAGAGGAGCTTAAGGAAGCCAAGGAGCTTCTCAAGGACAGCGACGCTGATATCCGGGCCATGGCTAAAGAAGAGATTCCTGTGTTAGAGTCAAAACTTGCACAGTTGCAAGAACAGCTCAATGTCCTCTTGATGCCCAAAGATCCCCGGGATGAGAAAAACGTTATTTTGGAAATTCGCGCCGGTACCGGAGGTGAAGAAGCCGGTATTTTTACCGGCGACCTTTTCCGTATGTACACAAGGTATGTAGAGTCCAAACGCTGGCAAATTGAAATCATTGAGAAGAACGACTCTGCGGCTGGGGGGTTCAAAGAAGTGGTTTCCATGGTTAAGGGTAAAGGCGCTTATTCTCAGTTCAAGTATGAAAGTGGTATCCATCGGGTTCAGCGGGTTCCTGAAACCGAAACCCAGGGTCGCGTTCATACTTCGGCGGTGACCGTCGCTGTGCTGCCCGAGGCCAAGGATGTAGATATTGATATCAATCCTGCGGATTTGAAAATTGATGTATTCCGTTCTTCCGGGCCCGGCGGACAGTCGGTGAACACCACAGATTCCGCTGTGCGTATCACGCATGTTCCCACAGGTGTTGTGGCGACTTGTCAGGATGAAAAATCCCAACATAAAAACAAGGCTAAGGCATTAAATGTTCTTAAGTCCCGTCTTCTGGACGCCAAAATTCAGGAAGAGGATGCTAAGCGGGCTGCGGACCGGAAAGGCCAGGTCGGCACAGGTGATCGTTCGGGCCGTATTCGCACTTATAATTTTCCCCAGGGGCGGATGACTGACCACCGTATTGGCTTGACTCTTTACCGGTTGGACAGCATCATGGAGGGCGATATTCAGGAGATTATTGATTCCTTGAGGGCGCACAACCAGGCTCTGGCTTTAAAGCAAAATTAA
- the tsf gene encoding translation elongation factor Ts — MAEITAQMVKELREATGSGIMDCKKVLAEADGNMDKAIELLRKKGLAKAAKRAGRSTSEGIIYSYIHTGAKLGVLLEVNCESDFVAKTEDFEAFAKDIAMHIAAANPAGLVPEDVDQSVIEKEREIYRAQMLEEGKPENIIDKIVDGKVEKFYKEVCLLSQQYIKDPQKTVEDILKETIGKIGENIQIKRFARFQIGE; from the coding sequence ATGGCTGAAATTACTGCACAAATGGTAAAGGAGCTTCGTGAAGCCACCGGTTCGGGGATTATGGACTGCAAAAAGGTTCTGGCCGAAGCGGACGGGAATATGGATAAGGCAATTGAGCTTCTGCGTAAAAAAGGCTTGGCCAAAGCGGCCAAACGCGCAGGGCGCTCTACCAGTGAAGGCATTATTTACTCCTACATCCATACCGGGGCAAAACTGGGTGTGCTGCTTGAAGTGAACTGCGAATCTGATTTTGTGGCAAAAACCGAAGATTTTGAAGCATTTGCCAAGGATATTGCCATGCACATTGCTGCGGCAAATCCGGCGGGTCTGGTGCCCGAAGACGTGGATCAATCAGTTATTGAAAAGGAGCGTGAGATTTATCGCGCCCAGATGCTGGAAGAAGGAAAGCCCGAAAATATCATCGATAAAATCGTGGACGGCAAGGTGGAAAAATTTTACAAAGAAGTTTGCCTGTTGAGCCAGCAATACATTAAAGATCCCCAGAAAACCGTTGAAGATATTCTGAAGGAAACCATCGGGAAAATCGGCGAAAATATTCAGATTAAAAGATTTGCACGTTTCCAGATAGGAGAATAA
- the rpmE gene encoding 50S ribosomal protein L31 gives MKKDIHPNYTKTTATCACGATFDISSTKENIKVEICSQCHPFFTGKQKLVDSAGRIDRFKKKYAGFDASKLV, from the coding sequence ATGAAAAAAGACATCCATCCGAACTACACAAAAACAACTGCAACCTGTGCCTGCGGCGCAACATTCGACATCAGTTCCACAAAAGAGAATATCAAAGTGGAAATTTGCTCTCAGTGCCATCCCTTTTTCACCGGCAAACAGAAATTGGTTGACTCTGCCGGGCGTATTGATCGCTTCAAGAAAAAATATGCAGGGTTTGACGCAAGTAAACTGGTTTAG
- the rho gene encoding transcription termination factor Rho, with product MNLVELNQMKISELTKLAKKYNIQGIGGLKKQELIFALLQANIEESGQIYGEGTLEILPDGFGFLRAPGYNYLPGPDDIYVSPSQIRRFNLRTGDTISGQVRQPKDSERYFALLKVEAVNFMNPEMAAETILFDNLLPLYPERKMNLEAEPDNYSMRVIDLMSPIGFGQRGLIVSPPKAGKTMLLQNIANSMIRAHKNIVPMILLIDERPEEVTDMARSVDAEVISSTFDEPAERHVQVAEMVIEKAKRIVEQGHDVVILLDSITRLARAYNAVMPPSGKILSGGVDSNALDRPKRFFGAARNIEEGGSLTIIATALVDTGSRMDEVIFEEFKGTGNMELVLDRKLADKRVFPAIDMNRSGTRKEELLLDPEVLNRVWILRKLLSSLNSVDAMQFLLEKMDGTKDNKEFLEMMNS from the coding sequence ATGAATCTTGTAGAACTCAATCAGATGAAAATCAGTGAGCTGACAAAGCTTGCCAAAAAATACAATATCCAGGGTATTGGCGGCCTTAAGAAGCAGGAACTGATTTTTGCTTTGCTCCAGGCCAATATTGAAGAAAGTGGACAAATTTACGGTGAAGGAACCCTTGAAATCCTTCCGGATGGGTTTGGTTTTTTGCGGGCGCCGGGATATAATTATCTGCCGGGGCCTGACGATATTTATGTGTCTCCCTCTCAGATCCGGCGGTTTAATCTGCGTACCGGAGATACCATTTCCGGCCAGGTCCGGCAGCCAAAAGATTCTGAACGATATTTTGCATTGCTCAAAGTGGAAGCCGTTAATTTCATGAATCCTGAAATGGCGGCTGAAACAATATTGTTTGATAATCTGCTGCCGCTGTATCCAGAACGTAAGATGAACTTAGAGGCCGAACCGGATAACTATTCCATGCGGGTTATTGACTTGATGTCCCCCATCGGGTTTGGCCAGCGCGGGCTTATCGTATCTCCGCCAAAAGCCGGTAAGACGATGCTGCTTCAAAATATTGCCAATTCCATGATCCGGGCCCACAAAAATATTGTTCCCATGATTCTGCTGATTGATGAGCGTCCTGAAGAGGTGACGGATATGGCGCGTTCCGTAGATGCGGAAGTGATATCCTCCACCTTTGATGAGCCTGCCGAGCGTCATGTACAGGTCGCTGAAATGGTCATTGAGAAAGCCAAGAGGATTGTGGAGCAGGGTCATGATGTCGTGATTTTGTTGGATAGTATCACGCGCCTTGCAAGAGCCTACAATGCGGTGATGCCCCCGTCCGGGAAGATTTTGTCCGGTGGTGTGGATTCAAATGCCCTGGATCGCCCAAAGCGTTTTTTCGGCGCAGCCCGGAATATAGAGGAAGGCGGCAGTTTAACGATTATTGCCACAGCGCTTGTTGATACCGGGTCCAGAATGGATGAGGTTATTTTTGAAGAATTTAAGGGGACGGGCAACATGGAGCTTGTGCTGGATCGAAAGTTGGCAGACAAGCGTGTTTTCCCTGCCATTGATATGAATCGTTCCGGTACCCGTAAAGAGGAATTGCTTCTTGATCCTGAAGTGCTGAACCGAGTCTGGATTCTAAGAAAATTGCTTTCAAGTTTAAATTCTGTGGATGCAATGCAGTTTTTACTTGAAAAAATGGACGGAACAAAGGATAATAAAGAGTTTCTTGAAATGATGAATTCATAA
- the larE gene encoding ATP-dependent sacrificial sulfur transferase LarE yields the protein MVNWTDLGKGLADKNKEFSYLIDLLRDASGVAIAFSGGADSTFLLAAALIAGVKSVLPVAIISDFFTVAEKDRVIRLGQYLKITPIFVSSNILDETRVAQNTDRRCYFCKLSLFSKVMAVAKKRGIHTFLHGANVDDLKEVRPGMDAARELGFKAPLVEAGFSKAKIRAFSKILGLETWNLPAQSCLATRIPKGDIITKEKLVKVELAETCLHGLGFGQVRVRCHGTTARIEAEPCELQRLVEAKIRQEIVRTLKRAGFHFVSLDLEGYIPASGV from the coding sequence ATGGTTAATTGGACAGATTTAGGTAAAGGGTTGGCAGACAAAAACAAAGAATTTTCCTACCTTATTGATTTGTTAAGAGATGCTTCCGGGGTGGCGATTGCCTTTTCTGGTGGTGCCGATTCAACATTTCTGCTTGCGGCGGCATTGATTGCTGGGGTTAAATCGGTGTTGCCTGTGGCTATTATTTCTGATTTTTTTACAGTGGCAGAAAAAGATAGGGTGATTCGTTTGGGGCAATATTTGAAAATAACGCCCATTTTTGTTTCCTCGAACATTCTGGATGAGACCCGGGTTGCTCAAAATACCGACAGGCGCTGTTATTTTTGTAAATTGTCTTTATTCTCCAAGGTTATGGCGGTGGCAAAAAAACGCGGGATTCATACTTTCTTGCACGGCGCAAATGTGGACGATTTAAAGGAGGTTCGACCTGGTATGGATGCGGCGCGGGAGTTGGGGTTTAAAGCGCCGTTGGTAGAGGCGGGTTTTTCAAAAGCAAAAATCCGGGCATTCTCAAAAATATTGGGGCTTGAGACCTGGAACTTGCCTGCCCAATCTTGCCTGGCCACCCGTATTCCCAAAGGGGACATTATCACCAAAGAAAAACTTGTGAAAGTTGAGCTGGCAGAAACGTGCCTTCATGGGTTGGGTTTCGGTCAGGTTCGAGTTCGGTGTCATGGGACTACAGCCCGAATTGAAGCCGAACCTTGTGAGTTGCAACGCCTTGTGGAAGCGAAGATAAGGCAGGAAATAGTGCGGACGCTTAAACGTGCGGGATTTCATTTCGTCTCCCTTGATTTGGAGGGTTATATCCCTGCGTCCGGCGTGTAG
- the ndk gene encoding nucleoside-diphosphate kinase, which translates to MERTLSIIKPDGVEKNVIGEVIKRFETNGIKIAAMKMIHLSKSQAQGFYAVHKERPFFDSLTDFMTSGPIVVMVLEGEDVIAKNRKLMGATNFKEAEEGTIRKEYATDIEKNVVHGSDAPETAAFEIGYFFNDLELHAR; encoded by the coding sequence GTGGAAAGAACTTTATCCATTATTAAGCCCGATGGTGTAGAAAAAAACGTCATCGGCGAAGTTATCAAGCGCTTTGAAACCAACGGCATCAAAATTGCCGCTATGAAAATGATCCATCTGAGCAAATCCCAAGCCCAGGGGTTTTATGCAGTTCACAAGGAACGTCCTTTTTTCGACAGTCTGACCGACTTCATGACATCGGGACCTATTGTTGTTATGGTACTGGAAGGCGAAGATGTTATCGCAAAAAATAGAAAACTGATGGGAGCCACAAACTTCAAAGAAGCCGAAGAAGGCACCATCCGCAAAGAATATGCCACAGACATTGAAAAAAACGTTGTCCATGGTTCCGATGCGCCGGAAACTGCTGCATTTGAAATTGGATATTTCTTCAATGACCTGGAGCTGCACGCCCGATAG
- the coaE gene encoding dephospho-CoA kinase (Dephospho-CoA kinase (CoaE) performs the final step in coenzyme A biosynthesis.) has product MLKIGVTGSAGSGKSLVCEGFRRIGLETLDCDEIARQVVAPGRIAYYQVVNSFGSHIVSSDGALDRSALRRMILTTEGSREKLESILHPIIISETVRLMNEAVQLKQKSCAVEVPLLFELGMEDLFDVVVVVTASDSTLVDRISCRDGVDKESAQKLLAIQMPQSEKVKKADCVIENTGEPKAVFRAVNDLYKKLVNQRLTKKD; this is encoded by the coding sequence ATGCTTAAAATCGGTGTGACAGGATCGGCAGGTTCTGGAAAAAGTCTTGTGTGTGAAGGATTTCGGCGTATCGGCCTGGAAACTTTGGATTGTGATGAAATTGCACGGCAGGTGGTGGCGCCGGGTCGGATTGCGTATTATCAGGTGGTTAATTCTTTTGGTTCCCACATTGTAAGCTCGGACGGCGCGTTGGACCGTTCAGCCCTGCGACGTATGATTTTAACCACGGAAGGCAGTCGGGAAAAACTCGAATCCATTCTGCACCCTATTATTATTAGTGAAACCGTCAGGCTTATGAATGAAGCTGTCCAGTTAAAGCAAAAATCTTGTGCTGTTGAAGTGCCTCTATTGTTCGAGCTCGGCATGGAAGATCTCTTTGATGTCGTCGTTGTGGTGACGGCTTCGGATAGTACGCTTGTTGATCGAATTTCCTGTCGGGACGGTGTGGATAAAGAAAGTGCCCAAAAGCTTTTAGCCATTCAGATGCCCCAGTCTGAAAAGGTCAAAAAGGCGGATTGTGTCATTGAAAATACAGGCGAGCCTAAAGCTGTTTTCAGGGCAGTGAATGATTTGTACAAAAAACTTGTCAATCAGCGCTTGACAAAAAAAGATTAA
- the waaF gene encoding lipopolysaccharide heptosyltransferase II, with the protein MTKFKLRESNPSRILIRGANWVGDAIMTTPVIRAVRKNFPRAEIFILVKPWVAPVFHDNPFVDKVLIYDDKGRHKKGWGTIRLAKDLRQYHFDLTVLMQNAFEAALITFLGGISQRLGYDTDARGVLLNRCIKLDPKLKRVHLIDYYRGILRGGGLHDDGGTLDLFISNGERLEAEKTLQENGIDTSKPVIAINPGATGGTAKRWFPDRFAKLSAKLAEHFGVKVLIFGGPGDNALGDEILGLSGNVCVNLAGKTNLSQAFALIDQCSLFITNDSGLMHAAAALGINQVAIIGSTNHITTPPSNSNSRIVRVPVHCSPCMKPVCRYDHHQCMENISVDMVFNEAVTLMERPNP; encoded by the coding sequence ATGACAAAATTTAAACTTAGAGAATCAAATCCTTCCCGAATACTGATACGGGGAGCAAACTGGGTCGGCGATGCAATCATGACCACGCCCGTGATAAGAGCTGTCAGGAAAAACTTTCCGAGAGCTGAAATTTTTATTCTTGTAAAACCATGGGTCGCACCAGTTTTTCACGACAATCCCTTTGTCGATAAGGTGCTGATCTATGATGACAAAGGCCGTCACAAAAAGGGCTGGGGCACGATACGCCTTGCAAAGGATTTGCGACAGTATCATTTCGACCTTACGGTATTAATGCAAAATGCGTTTGAGGCTGCTTTGATCACTTTCCTTGGGGGAATTTCCCAGCGGCTGGGATATGATACCGACGCAAGGGGGGTACTGCTGAACCGGTGTATTAAACTTGATCCTAAACTCAAACGGGTGCATCTGATTGATTATTATCGAGGAATCCTTAGAGGCGGGGGATTGCACGACGATGGCGGCACCCTTGATCTTTTTATCAGTAACGGCGAAAGACTGGAAGCCGAAAAAACTCTTCAGGAAAATGGTATTGATACATCAAAACCTGTGATTGCCATTAATCCAGGCGCCACCGGGGGAACGGCAAAACGGTGGTTTCCAGATCGTTTTGCCAAACTTTCTGCAAAGCTTGCCGAACATTTTGGCGTAAAGGTATTAATATTTGGCGGTCCTGGCGATAATGCCCTTGGAGATGAAATTTTGGGATTATCCGGCAATGTTTGTGTGAACCTTGCGGGAAAAACAAACCTGTCCCAGGCCTTTGCCCTGATTGACCAATGTTCGCTTTTTATCACCAACGATTCAGGTTTGATGCATGCCGCAGCGGCCCTTGGCATAAACCAGGTCGCCATCATCGGTTCCACCAACCATATTACAACCCCCCCATCGAATTCCAACAGCCGTATCGTCAGGGTGCCCGTCCACTGCAGTCCCTGCATGAAACCTGTGTGCCGGTACGACCATCATCAATGTATGGAGAATATTTCCGTTGATATGGTTTTCAACGAGGCTGTTACCTTGATGGAGCGTCCAAACCCATGA
- the prmC gene encoding peptide chain release factor N(5)-glutamine methyltransferase has protein sequence MDVWTIKSILSWTDTYFSQQSIDSPRLTAEILLAQALGLRRLDLYLQHDRPLEKQELAAFKLLIRRRIAREPVAYITGYKGFFKDRFRVAPGVLIPRPDTEILVETAVGILLGIKQSGRQARVVELGVGSGAVIVSIANACDGHLYFGSDLSCDALGVARLNVDEFAQTRVALFRGNWLEAVAPRPLFDLILSNPPYIPSADIERLAPEIRDHEPRQALDGGGDGLDAVRVILAQAGDRLLPSGRLILEIGFDQRPMVKSVAEGFSWVAELDFIKDLAGHHRLAVFKKIN, from the coding sequence GTGGATGTCTGGACTATAAAATCCATACTTTCCTGGACAGATACCTATTTTTCACAGCAGTCTATTGATAGTCCGAGGCTTACGGCTGAAATTCTTTTGGCTCAGGCCTTAGGGTTACGGCGTCTTGATCTTTACCTTCAGCATGACCGGCCTTTAGAAAAGCAGGAACTTGCGGCGTTTAAGCTGCTGATTCGTCGCAGAATAGCCAGGGAGCCTGTTGCGTATATTACAGGATATAAAGGGTTTTTTAAGGATCGGTTTAGAGTTGCGCCGGGGGTCCTCATTCCAAGGCCGGATACGGAAATCTTGGTTGAAACAGCTGTGGGGATATTGTTGGGAATTAAACAGAGCGGCAGGCAGGCTCGGGTGGTTGAACTTGGGGTTGGGTCTGGCGCGGTGATTGTTTCCATTGCTAACGCTTGTGATGGTCATCTGTACTTTGGAAGCGATCTCTCTTGTGATGCATTGGGTGTAGCTCGTCTAAATGTTGACGAATTTGCGCAAACCCGGGTGGCTCTATTTAGAGGAAATTGGCTTGAAGCGGTGGCGCCCCGGCCACTGTTTGATCTGATTTTATCCAATCCTCCCTATATTCCCAGTGCTGATATCGAGCGCTTGGCGCCGGAGATCCGGGATCATGAGCCCCGGCAGGCATTGGACGGGGGGGGGGATGGGCTTGATGCCGTCAGGGTTATTCTTGCGCAGGCCGGTGACAGGCTTTTGCCGTCCGGTCGCCTGATTCTTGAGATTGGATTTGATCAGAGGCCGATGGTTAAAAGCGTTGCAGAAGGCTTTTCCTGGGTGGCTGAACTCGATTTTATCAAAGACCTTGCCGGGCATCACCGGTTGGCTGTTTTCAAAAAAATAAATTGA
- the waaC gene encoding lipopolysaccharide heptosyltransferase I, with the protein MNILIVKMSAIGDVIHTLPALNALRAHFPDARITWLVEEAAADIVIEHPSVDNVIVSKRKRWIKALFSSSFPRALVKILSFIRALRETRYDMIIDFQGLLKSGVIVMLAKGKKKIGFDKGMEHAEYSHLFYNHRIAPVSMEIHALKRGLMMIESLGVKTDKVEYKLPVTPGDRGAVLALLQKNGITAEKKIICINPQATWETKLWDNKKFADLSDRIQERYGARIVFTGGPEDRPVIDTIISMTNKACINLAGFTTLKMLAALYEQAEVLVTTDTGPMHLGAATGTRVVAIFGSTAPWRTGPYGSNHVVVRSGQKCSPCFKRECEHSRCMHDISVDQVISAVDKQMGLKL; encoded by the coding sequence ATGAACATCCTGATCGTTAAAATGAGTGCCATAGGCGACGTCATTCACACCCTACCCGCATTGAATGCTCTCAGAGCTCATTTCCCGGATGCCCGTATCACCTGGCTTGTGGAAGAGGCGGCAGCGGATATTGTTATCGAACACCCGTCTGTTGACAATGTTATTGTCTCAAAGCGTAAGCGATGGATAAAGGCCCTTTTTTCTTCTTCTTTCCCACGAGCTTTGGTTAAAATCTTATCATTTATCCGTGCGCTCAGGGAAACTCGATATGACATGATCATTGATTTTCAGGGCTTACTGAAAAGCGGTGTTATAGTCATGCTTGCAAAGGGGAAGAAAAAGATCGGGTTTGATAAGGGTATGGAACATGCCGAATACAGTCATCTTTTCTACAATCATCGAATTGCGCCGGTGAGCATGGAGATCCATGCCCTCAAAAGAGGCTTGATGATGATAGAATCGCTCGGCGTCAAGACGGATAAGGTTGAATACAAACTGCCGGTTACACCTGGGGATCGGGGTGCAGTTCTTGCGCTGCTCCAAAAGAATGGCATCACCGCCGAAAAAAAAATCATCTGTATCAATCCCCAGGCGACCTGGGAAACCAAATTATGGGACAATAAAAAATTTGCAGATTTAAGCGACCGGATACAAGAACGATACGGTGCCCGGATTGTGTTCACCGGTGGACCTGAGGACAGGCCGGTCATTGACACCATTATATCCATGACAAATAAAGCCTGTATCAATCTGGCCGGTTTTACCACACTGAAAATGCTGGCGGCCCTGTATGAACAGGCAGAGGTTCTTGTCACCACAGATACCGGCCCCATGCATCTTGGGGCTGCGACCGGAACGCGTGTGGTTGCCATTTTCGGATCTACTGCGCCGTGGCGAACCGGGCCGTATGGTTCAAATCATGTGGTGGTTCGGTCGGGCCAAAAATGTTCTCCCTGCTTCAAAAGAGAATGTGAGCATAGTAGATGCATGCATGACATATCCGTGGATCAAGTCATATCTGCAGTAGATAAACAGATGGGGTTGAAGCTATGA
- the rpsB gene encoding 30S ribosomal protein S2 has translation MAYITIKELLEAGVHFGHQTKRWNPKMKRYIFGARNGIYIIDLQQTVKLYRQAHDFIKNIAANGGDVMFVGTKKQASEAIYEEANRADSYYVENRWLGGMLTNFQTIKNNISRFHFLNSIENDGTLENYPKKEQAKMLKDKAKLEFAIGGISNMKKLPAALFIIDSKNESIAVKEAKRLGIPIVAVVDTNCDPDDIDYVIPGNDDAIRSIRLFASRVADAVIEGRQVWEERQRAQSDKEDGGGKAADTSGEQIGVEVVSDGTDGPVIEKIKRKTTAAEGSETQESAPAE, from the coding sequence ATGGCTTACATTACGATTAAAGAATTACTGGAAGCAGGTGTACATTTCGGTCATCAGACCAAACGCTGGAACCCCAAGATGAAACGGTATATTTTTGGTGCCAGGAACGGGATCTACATTATAGATCTTCAGCAGACCGTTAAACTGTACAGGCAGGCCCACGATTTTATAAAAAATATTGCTGCAAATGGTGGCGATGTGATGTTCGTGGGAACAAAAAAGCAGGCTTCCGAAGCCATTTATGAAGAGGCCAACAGAGCAGACAGTTATTATGTTGAAAATCGTTGGTTGGGCGGCATGTTGACCAACTTTCAGACCATTAAAAATAATATTTCCCGTTTTCATTTTTTGAATTCCATCGAAAACGACGGCACATTGGAGAATTATCCCAAAAAAGAACAGGCAAAAATGCTTAAGGACAAGGCAAAACTGGAATTTGCCATCGGCGGTATCTCCAATATGAAAAAACTGCCCGCAGCTCTGTTTATCATTGACTCTAAAAATGAGTCCATTGCCGTAAAAGAAGCAAAACGTCTGGGTATCCCCATTGTTGCCGTTGTAGATACCAATTGTGATCCAGATGATATCGATTATGTTATTCCCGGCAACGATGATGCCATTCGTTCCATTCGTTTGTTTGCTTCCCGGGTTGCTGATGCTGTGATTGAAGGTCGTCAGGTTTGGGAAGAACGGCAGCGTGCTCAATCCGACAAGGAAGATGGTGGCGGTAAAGCTGCTGATACCTCAGGTGAACAAATTGGGGTTGAGGTTGTTTCTGACGGCACGGACGGACCTGTGATTGAAAAAATTAAAAGAAAAACTACTGCTGCGGAAGGTTCAGAAACCCAGGAGTCTGCACCTGCTGAATAG
- a CDS encoding lysophospholipid acyltransferase family protein — protein MKLISDEHIYRLLKLLTYALSRLPVWFADFCSNLLGLLWFKIDKRHRTVTLENLTHCFGNQMGPKQIEIMGKQVFQNIAAIIFEVAWSQKFSKEALLSHFTIKGLEHIRAAHAKGRGVLVLTCHMGNFEMLAPAIYETGLKGYVIYRAFDFKPLDRLIQKLRRRFGVTVIPTRGAFKQIEAALAQGGIVGTLLDTNVSWHKGVFVNFFGRPACTNQGLAILALKSRAPVLPVYTTRKDRTFTIEFLPEIPTVETDDPIKNLEINTENYSNIIESMVRKYPDQYFWVHNRWKTKNFCPWSRDKDK, from the coding sequence ATGAAACTTATAAGCGATGAACATATTTACAGACTGCTGAAGCTTCTGACATATGCGTTGAGCAGACTGCCGGTTTGGTTTGCCGATTTTTGTTCAAATCTTTTGGGTCTGCTTTGGTTCAAGATTGACAAACGCCACCGGACGGTTACCCTGGAAAATCTAACTCACTGCTTTGGCAATCAAATGGGGCCTAAACAGATCGAGATCATGGGTAAACAAGTATTTCAAAATATAGCTGCCATAATTTTTGAAGTGGCCTGGAGCCAAAAATTTTCCAAAGAAGCCTTGTTATCTCATTTTACCATTAAGGGGCTCGAACATATCCGAGCCGCCCATGCCAAGGGAAGAGGCGTCCTCGTATTAACCTGCCATATGGGCAATTTTGAAATGCTGGCGCCAGCCATTTACGAGACCGGCCTCAAAGGATATGTCATTTATAGAGCCTTTGATTTTAAACCTCTGGATCGTCTGATCCAAAAACTTCGCCGACGGTTCGGGGTAACGGTCATCCCAACAAGAGGGGCTTTTAAGCAAATTGAGGCGGCATTGGCTCAGGGCGGCATCGTGGGGACACTTCTGGACACAAATGTCAGCTGGCACAAGGGCGTTTTTGTAAATTTTTTCGGTCGGCCGGCCTGCACCAACCAGGGACTTGCGATACTGGCATTAAAAAGCAGGGCCCCGGTGCTCCCCGTGTATACGACTCGCAAAGATAGAACCTTCACCATTGAATTTTTACCGGAAATTCCAACCGTGGAAACTGATGACCCGATCAAAAATCTTGAGATCAATACTGAGAATTACAGTAATATTATTGAATCCATGGTCAGGAAATATCCAGACCAGTATTTCTGGGTTCATAACCGGTGGAAAACAAAAAATTTCTGCCCTTGGTCCAGGGATAAAGATAAATGA